AATGCTATTATGTCGGTATTTAAACTTACTCAACTtcttaaactaaaactaaatcaTCCTAACGCCCTAACCCTTTTTACTTAGCAAGAAAactaagaataaaagagaacaCAAGAGAAATGAAGCTTTGGTAGAAGAACACTTTATTACTCAAAGTATTTGTTACAAGTGATTCACACACACATCTCACACTAACTCTTACCTTCTATTTATAGCCATCCACCTCTTTAATAGATAGTTAGAATTAAATATAATCAATGGTCAAGATTAATCATCTAGAACCTTCTTTACAAATATCTATCACACCATAACTTTctaaatacttttaaatttttctatacTACTTTTTATATTCCTATATACATTCACACTCTTTTAAAATACTTTATGACcaatattctaaaattttttaaaatattccaaaattttttaaaatattctaaaacaTTCCAAAATCATCTAGAATAAATACTTTAGAAAATTCTATAAACactattaaatttaatattctAAAATTTACTCCGACAACTAGCTAATAATGAGCAGTCACCTATATTTATGTGGCTTCGACTCCTCTTGTCACTATGACCCATCAGTGGCCCATTTGGCCATTTATATCTACTACCATCATTATGGTATAACTTTTTCCTCTTAAGAGAGATGtctttttgaatttcttttaaaaaatattaaaaactagCATATctcaaactaataaaaaaatcatgtttataacattttttacaCTTTTGTGTAGATTTTTCATGATATGAAAGctaaatttctatttttattcatttCTGATGTATCActtttaatattaaaagtaaaaatatatttaaaaatacaaaaatacatgtaatatattaattaaatacaCATAAAAGTTTTCGTTAATAACTTTTAAGAAGAAAcacttattttaaaagaaaaagaatatgtAGGTAAACAGagataaatctaaaaattttgatatgtagaagttaaattttatataattttttaattttttatattatttttttactacaTAAAAACAATTTATGTATGATATGTAATTactgaatttttttatgattttatcaatatatatataaaatatagatttttttagtaattttatttttggtatgagaactacataaaaaaatataacaatattaataatattttataaaattataagataCTAGTATTTTTTggtatatttaattaaaaatttgttatatatttttaatttcaaaaactcGAAAACAAATCATAAATTATTAATGATCACAAaagtatttgtatttttatagaatacaaaatataactcttaaaataaaattataatcgaaataaattatcataaaagaataaaataaaagtttttttatgaatataagtttagaataaaataaagtataagttttttttcttcttgGTTGTAATTGGTAGGAATGAAAAAGTCTACGAGACcaacaattttattaaattctgaTCAATAtgtaatcaataaaaaaaaataaaccattaaataaaatctcacaccattaaatcGTTATTAATCAAAGATCTTTGAAATAGAAAAGGAGCAGAATGCCCTCTAAGCTAAGGCTGGTTGGCAGCAGTCACTCATTTAATGATTTAAGGAAGCATTCAAGCATATATAAATATAGCATAGGCCCTCCACTCTCTCTTCAAAGCTTTTCTTCCTATTAATTCTCCCTAGGCCTAAGCTCTTtccatttctcttttttcttcttcattccacCATGGTGGTTGGTTCTATGCTCCACATAAATGGCAATCCAACCGTCCATTTTTCATGCAAATCAAATCATGATCGTCCATCATACATACCTAAGCCCACGGCGGTTAAAATGACAacaattactactactactattacTACTGCTCCCTCTATCCTTCAACCTTATTGGGCTTCTTTGCAGGCCGACATTGAAGCCCATCTCAAACATGTCATGCCCTATAAAGATCCACTCGTGGTATTCGAGCCCATGCACCATCTCGTCTTCTCGGCCCCTCGAACCACCGTGCCGGCTCTTTGCCTCGCCGCCGGCGAGCTTCTCAGTGGTGATCGCCACCAAGCCATGGCGGCGGCTTCTGCTTTGGTACTCCTCCTTGCAGCTAATCACACACACGAGCAAATTCCAAGCAAGCCCAAGTCCAAGCCCAAGCCCATgtccaggcccaaatccaatACTATGAGTTTTCGGGCTTTTAGTCCTGGTATTGAACTTATGACAGGAGATGGTCTTATACCTTTTGGGTTTGAATTGTTGTCTAAATCCTGTGACTCGGTTCAAGAAAACTCGGACCGGGTCTTGCGCGTGATCATTGAGATATCACGCGCCGTGGGATCAAAAGGACTGATAGATGCccaatacaaaaaatttttattgagtGAATCGGACGGTGGGGAGTCATGCCACGTGGAAAGGATCATGGACATTATGGAGAAAAATGAGGGTGGGTTGCATGCATGTGGGGCTTCATGTGGAGCAATGTTGGGTGGTGGGAGTGAAGAGGAAATTGAAAGGTTAAGAAAATTTGGATTTTATGTTGGAATGATCCAAGGAATGGTTAATGAGGGATTTTGGGAAGAAGTGGAAGTGGTAAAAGATTTGGCATTCAAGGAATTGCAATATTTCAAGGACAATAATAGAGATGTTGATGCAATTTCTAGCTTCATTATTCatgtttagaaaaaaaatattatcttaattGTATTTTAGGTGGTGTTATAATTATGTAAATGTAAGATATATTAAGATGTATTTACTATAATTTTAGGTGTTTCGAAAACAACTCCATTTGTAGGTTTTCGTTCGATACTTTAATTACTTTTCAGGTTATTAGTAATACAGATTCACtatgttattttaaaattaagatttaacaaaaaaatatatattaatatataaaatataaactaagatgaagcaaaataaataatatatagcAAAAATATTTGTTTCTCTCATAGCATACAAGAAATTTTCATATCcatcatatattattttttgaacGAAGTACATGAATTACCTTTGTAAACGTGGCCTATCACTTGTAACTAGAAATTATATTAACCGCAATTTAAATTTGGTTATTCCGTTTCAATCATCTTTTAATCCATAGTACTAATAATAAGAATCTATGTTTTGTATGAGAAAATAAAGTGTATAATTATATATGCGCATATATGTGCTTTATATAAAATTAGATATATGCTTAATTAAGTAGTAGGAGAGCAAATCAACTCTATTTGATGATGAGAACCAGGTAATATAATTAATCTTATGGGATTAATTTATTTCAGGTATTCCTATCCAAATCCAAATCGATTCAAACTAAATCGTTTATCTAATTTAATCTAAATCGATAATTGATTAAAAttgtattaatttaaatttaaataaatttttttgacaaactatataaattaaattaattaaattttaaatttatttatcaaaatcGATCCAATTCaatctaaattttataatatactataatattattattatatttaaaatttttattataacaTAATATGTTCAATCTGttataaatatttatgttatcatgtattattattatttagtaaatttttatgaatttaaaatttatttatttattttaattaatttataattttatttctattattatgttattattaattttttaaaatattactgAGACTTGTTATGATATTGTTGGTtatttaaaaattgatattgaaatttgttatatatttgattttttaagagtaaagtatattttttgtctttgaaattttaaaaatactcttaagttttattttgttttaatttgcatcaaatatactcttgacaacaaaattttcaaaaaatttaaaaccaatctaataataatacataaaaattataCTTAATTTACTTATGTTAAAGGTTGTTGTTatgaaattattattaaattaatcttaattttttttaaattaactattagaaatatatttgatacaaataaaaaatttataagacaaaattaaaataaaataaaaattaaaaatattttaaaattttttgtcaaacatcaaaaataaaaaatatactttattttttttaatttataaaaccacaaattcaatctaattcaaattacttaaaattaaatcaaattctctaaaaaaaatattaaatttaaatcacACCACAAATCAAATtagtatttaaattaaatttttattcccTCAAACCGATCTAAACAACACCGGGAGCATCCTAATTCATACTACATCATCGGATATGTCTGACAAAGGAAAGTGAGTTGTGGGAGCAGAGAcatataaacaaaattttaaaaggaaaaaaaattgattgttGAACGGATAAAGTAGtaattctcaatatttttccAGGAAAAGTTTATTAGGTCTTACACTGTTTCTCCATCATTATTCATCTCTCTCGATCCATCCAAATAAAAAGCAATTTTAGTGGAGTGTTAGGTGTTGCACTATGTATATAAACTACTAGTTTTATGGTACCTTGTGATTCACGTGCAAACAGTACATGGATATACTTACATTATTAACTTAATATGTACGAGTTAATACTTAATTTATCTTTTGAAAATGAATAATGCTAGAGAATTAAAAGGGTATTAGTCAAAAATCAGTCAAATATTTTTGGATGAATCTAAAATCTCTACgagttaatatatatggatgtttctTCTGCTAAATATCAGAATATTTCTTTTTCGTACtaaatggatgttcttttatatatttttcaaatttttttgtattgcaaATGTGAATGTttctatttctttaaaaattttatatttttttaaaattttatagatatttaattatttttactaaaatataactggatatttcttttgttaagtattagaatattttttttcatattaaatgaattttttttttaataatcattGGAAGAGAATTTTGAGGATAAACCTTGCATGTGCTATAATCCTCAAGAAAAGTCCGTGTCTTCCACGGAAGGATCCGGCATAGAAGCCACAGCCCCAAAAGTTGAACCCGACATGGATTTTTCCACACGGCTCGCGGAAGAGGGTGGAACAAACGGCTCCGAGCTTCCGGAATTCGAAACCGCATGTGCATGCAAGCTAAATGTGTCGGCGTCAAACCGATCAAAAGCATTACTTGGAGTTAAATCGAAAGGGTGATTGTATTGTCCGTGTAGATCCCAATCGTTGAAATCTGAAAACAAAGCACCACCATCGTCGCCGAATCCGTAGGCGTTTATGTAATCGGTGTTCCTAACGCAGTTTGGATCCATGACAGAAAACAGAAACACTCAGCAACACCGAAAGTTGAGGGTGATGAGGGAATCGAACGCGTTCTTGCGAGTGACGGCGCAATTGTTTTGGATGCGCTTGTTGAGGGCATCGCGGAGAGCATGGAAGTCGTCGGCGCTTCCAGCAGCATTGGTGAGAGAGAGAGGTTTGTGTGTGTGATTATTAGGTGGGTAGGTAAACGTGAGAGAGTAGAAGAaggtttttataggttttaattaggtttatttaattaattttaaattttttaaattttaaatttaaaaaaattaaaattaattattaatataaattaatgtggttttgtttagtttttgcCTGGTAACCTTTCGATTCTATATACTTTTTATCgcatttaattaatttttttaaattttaatggaTTCAAATTAGAttctaaaatatataattataactCATATTAAGCTTTGAACTAATCTTTTTTAACGACGTATTGATTTAATATATCAATTTATTGTGATTTAAATTTCTCACTTAAATTCTACGAGATCAAGATTATTAGAACTCTAAAAATTTGATTGTTGCTCCTAGaattacaaattttttaaattaaacttaTAATTATCGTCTTTATGAGAATATTGGACAGTGAATCAAGTTTCTAGGAAGTCTAATAGATTTTAgtcatataaaatttatatgatGAGTTTAAATCTTAATAAGTTAACGTACAAAATTAACACACAATTTATAAAATCAACTCAGCAACTAACATaagttattattataaattttggaGATCGAAATAATAAGTCGATTGTAtttttaagaatcaatttaAATCTAACCTCAAATTTCAAGAATTAAATTGAGTATTAATtcatatatacatttttttatcagtatttcattttcttctaatttactAATGATTAATTTGtcataaatataaattttatttaaaattttatcgttaattaatatattattaattcatcgttttcttctaatttacttGACTAAAATAAGTTAGTTTACTTAAAAGTCTGTATATCAAACTATAGAAAGGGTACACAAATTAAACATATGTGATTCATATTCATGTGTGTAtaatatgtatgtatatatgtagtACTGATCAGTAACACATGCACGATCagttcaataatttatttataccttttttataataa
The Arachis stenosperma cultivar V10309 chromosome 7, arast.V10309.gnm1.PFL2, whole genome shotgun sequence genome window above contains:
- the LOC130941028 gene encoding heterodimeric geranylgeranyl pyrophosphate synthase small subunit, chloroplastic-like encodes the protein MVVGSMLHINGNPTVHFSCKSNHDRPSYIPKPTAVKMTTITTTTITTAPSILQPYWASLQADIEAHLKHVMPYKDPLVVFEPMHHLVFSAPRTTVPALCLAAGELLSGDRHQAMAAASALVLLLAANHTHEQIPSKPKSKPKPMSRPKSNTMSFRAFSPGIELMTGDGLIPFGFELLSKSCDSVQENSDRVLRVIIEISRAVGSKGLIDAQYKKFLLSESDGGESCHVERIMDIMEKNEGGLHACGASCGAMLGGGSEEEIERLRKFGFYVGMIQGMVNEGFWEEVEVVKDLAFKELQYFKDNNRDVDAISSFIIHV